From Thermanaerothrix sp., the proteins below share one genomic window:
- a CDS encoding 1-acyl-sn-glycerol-3-phosphate acyltransferase, with amino-acid sequence MKRLVLLIKTILVFAGIWISVAIALPLGLLFFLLSVIGLDRFARWLLRGLARLWARAVIWATGCKVTVEGLEHIPREGEGLCFVGNHPGDFDVILALAYIPRAFGFIAKKEILFFPFINLWVLLLGGLFLDRKNIGQARRAIEGGAERIRRGLSMIIFPEGTRSRGKGLLPFKAGAFKLATLAGSPIIPMAIEGSYAVYEETGFVRAVPVRLAFGPPIPTKNLSVEERKALPEQVREQIARMLSGSGSKGL; translated from the coding sequence ATGAAAAGACTCGTCTTGCTAATAAAAACTATTCTGGTGTTTGCGGGCATATGGATCTCGGTAGCCATCGCCCTGCCGCTGGGACTTTTATTCTTTCTTCTTTCCGTGATAGGCCTTGACCGTTTTGCCCGCTGGTTGTTACGGGGGCTGGCTCGCCTGTGGGCCCGGGCGGTCATCTGGGCTACGGGGTGTAAGGTCACCGTGGAAGGACTGGAGCACATTCCCCGGGAAGGGGAGGGCCTCTGTTTTGTAGGGAACCATCCAGGGGATTTCGATGTGATCCTTGCCCTGGCATACATACCGCGGGCCTTTGGGTTTATTGCAAAAAAGGAAATCCTTTTTTTCCCTTTTATTAACCTCTGGGTGCTCCTGTTGGGCGGACTGTTCCTGGATCGAAAAAACATAGGCCAGGCCCGCCGGGCTATCGAAGGGGGGGCGGAGCGAATCCGCCGGGGACTTTCGATGATCATTTTTCCTGAGGGAACCCGAAGCCGCGGGAAGGGGCTGTTACCCTTTAAGGCGGGGGCTTTTAAGCTCGCCACCCTGGCGGGTTCTCCCATTATCCCCATGGCTATCGAAGGCAGTTACGCGGTGTATGAAGAAACGGGCTTCGTGCGGGCCGTCCCGGTTCGTCTTGCCTTTGGTCCCCCTATTCCTACGAAGAACTTAAGCGTTGAGGAACGCAAGGCCCTTCCCGAACAGGTGCGGGAACAGATTGCCCGAATGCTTTCGGGCTCTGGTTCTAAAGGGCTCTAA